The following coding sequences are from one Salinicoccus sp. Bachu38 window:
- a CDS encoding phytoene/squalene synthase family protein, whose product MTKNYTPSLESDYRQCQSLIRQHSKSFYYAFSTLPETDANAVYAVYAFCRMADDAIDQAEDAETGIANLRQLEDGLDAFVAGNMPQAPMWRALGDVVDRYDIDESMLYAQIRGQEMDVHFEQPKDMDDLIHYSSHVAGSVGKLLLPILSDDLSQERKANAEKLGIAMQITNILRDIGEDMREHGRVYIPASILNDYGCSVAQLEERKVDQAFMDAWEHLAREAEVLYEDFRKEILHYKEEAQLPLLVSLSVYREILNEVRSSNYDCFSKRNAVSMTRKMKIRNEESQFLKNIKDA is encoded by the coding sequence CAGCACTCCAAAAGTTTCTATTATGCTTTTTCCACTCTGCCTGAGACGGATGCGAATGCAGTTTATGCCGTCTATGCCTTCTGTCGTATGGCAGATGATGCCATAGACCAGGCAGAAGATGCGGAGACTGGAATCGCCAACCTCAGACAGCTTGAAGACGGACTTGATGCATTCGTTGCAGGGAATATGCCCCAAGCTCCAATGTGGCGTGCCCTCGGGGATGTCGTGGACCGTTATGATATCGATGAATCCATGCTCTATGCCCAAATCAGGGGGCAGGAAATGGATGTCCATTTCGAACAGCCGAAAGATATGGACGACCTGATCCATTACAGCAGCCATGTTGCAGGGTCGGTAGGAAAGCTCCTTCTGCCAATCCTGAGCGATGATTTGTCACAGGAACGGAAAGCGAATGCAGAAAAGCTCGGCATCGCCATGCAGATCACCAATATCCTGCGGGATATCGGCGAGGATATGAGAGAACATGGACGTGTCTATATCCCCGCATCCATCCTCAATGATTACGGCTGTTCCGTGGCGCAGCTTGAAGAACGGAAAGTCGACCAGGCATTCATGGACGCCTGGGAGCATCTGGCGAGAGAGGCGGAGGTGCTCTATGAGGATTTCAGAAAAGAGATCCTCCATTACAAGGAGGAGGCGCAGCTTCCACTTCTGGTCTCACTCTCCGTCTATCGTGAAATTCTGAATGAAGTGAGAAGCAGCAACTACGACTGTTTCTCAAAACGCAACGCTGTTTCCATGACACGCAAAATGAAAATCAGGAATGAAGAAAGCCAGTTTCTCAAAAATATCAAAGATGCATAA
- a CDS encoding phytoene desaturase family protein encodes MSKKRTVLVIGGGLGGLSAAITLKQEGFDVSLYEKNDHLGGKLNRHEQDGFGFDLGPSLLTMPYIFERLFSRSGKNMDDYVEIGEVPLQWRAFFTDGTHIDLYGDLDRMARENPQLSGRDMAEYRKFLSYAGKIDHLTLPGYFEKGFDDVRSIIGFHGPLTALRGFDYFSTMQQGINRRVSHPHMRDMLGYFIKYVGSSAYRAPAVLNMMAHMQHETGVWYVKGGLHKLAAGIAQLACDIGVDVHISQSIKTVVTEGTGRIQHIVLADGSRRSADYIVSNMEVLPFYRHVLDYPPQNLKKLEDRFEPASSGLVLHIGVDRTYPQLGHHSFFFSKDSKQNYREVFDEKVLPSDPTIYLVNTNKTDSSQAPPGHENLKILPHIPPLQGKEYTKTDYLAFRETVLDKLENMGLVGLREHIVSEYMLTPHDIESLYFSDHGAIYGTVSDRKKNKGFKHPKKAKHIDNLYFVGGTVNPGGGMPMVTLSGQQVGAMIADRERSGK; translated from the coding sequence ATGTCCAAAAAAAGGACAGTTCTGGTCATCGGGGGTGGACTGGGCGGTCTATCTGCAGCAATCACATTGAAACAGGAAGGTTTCGATGTCAGCCTATACGAGAAGAACGACCACCTTGGTGGCAAGTTGAATCGCCATGAACAGGATGGATTCGGGTTCGATCTGGGGCCATCCCTCCTGACCATGCCGTATATTTTCGAACGCCTTTTTTCAAGAAGCGGAAAGAATATGGATGACTATGTCGAAATCGGGGAGGTGCCGCTTCAATGGCGTGCCTTCTTCACTGACGGCACCCACATAGACCTCTATGGCGACCTTGACAGGATGGCCCGGGAGAACCCCCAATTGTCCGGGAGGGATATGGCAGAATACCGCAAGTTTCTATCCTACGCCGGAAAGATTGACCATCTGACCCTACCTGGCTACTTTGAAAAAGGCTTTGATGATGTCCGCTCCATCATAGGGTTCCATGGACCGCTCACCGCCCTGCGTGGCTTCGACTATTTCTCCACCATGCAGCAGGGGATCAATAGACGTGTCAGCCATCCGCACATGCGGGATATGTTGGGCTATTTCATCAAATACGTCGGCTCAAGTGCCTATCGGGCACCGGCTGTCCTGAATATGATGGCCCACATGCAGCATGAAACGGGCGTATGGTATGTCAAAGGCGGCCTGCATAAACTCGCCGCAGGGATTGCGCAACTGGCATGCGATATCGGCGTCGATGTACATATCAGCCAATCGATTAAGACTGTAGTGACGGAGGGTACCGGGCGCATCCAGCATATCGTTTTAGCAGACGGCAGTAGGAGAAGTGCCGACTATATCGTCTCCAACATGGAAGTATTGCCGTTCTATCGCCATGTGCTGGATTATCCTCCTCAGAATTTGAAGAAACTCGAAGACAGGTTCGAGCCGGCAAGTTCCGGCCTCGTACTGCACATTGGTGTCGACCGCACCTATCCCCAGCTTGGTCATCATAGCTTCTTCTTTTCGAAAGATTCGAAGCAGAACTACAGGGAAGTATTTGATGAGAAGGTGCTGCCATCAGATCCGACCATCTATCTGGTCAATACGAACAAGACAGATTCCAGCCAGGCCCCGCCCGGGCACGAAAACCTGAAGATACTTCCCCATATCCCGCCTTTGCAGGGTAAGGAATATACCAAGACGGACTACCTGGCCTTCAGGGAGACTGTACTTGATAAGCTTGAGAATATGGGACTTGTCGGTTTGCGTGAGCATATCGTCTCTGAATATATGCTCACTCCCCACGATATCGAATCCCTTTATTTTTCAGACCACGGGGCGATTTATGGCACCGTCTCCGACCGTAAAAAGAACAAGGGCTTCAAACATCCCAAAAAAGCAAAGCATATTGATAACCTCTACTTCGTGGGCGGCACAGTCAACCCCGGGGGCGGCATGCCGATGGTCACGTTAAGCGGCCAGCAGGTTGGGGCAATGATTGCAGACAGAGAAAGAAGCGGGAAATAG